Genomic window (Nymphaea colorata isolate Beijing-Zhang1983 chromosome 1, ASM883128v2, whole genome shotgun sequence):
CATACCCTGAGAGTAACGGGGCGGGGGATCTGCCCGAGAAGGGAACGAGGGCCGGACTCGGCTCGCGTCTCCTGGTCGCGCACGTCCATCTCAGGCCCTCCCCTGCAAAAGAGATGGAGGTAACGGAAGGGACTATAGAAGCAGAGGGCTTAGTTCTCCCTATGTCAAGAGAGAAACAGAGGGACTGTTGAAGTGAGATGAAAGAAGGGGAAAGCTGGGAATGGCCACGCTTCTTGAGGCCGCGTGAAAGAGGAGGAAAGCTAGGGAGAAAAGAAAGGGTGGTGGCAGTTTTAGCGTGGAAGGAGCCTGGCCTGGCTCTCTCAATCTCTGTGATACCGCATTTAAAGGGGAGGAAGCCTAATTCGGCATGTTTGCTGGGGGGTGCAAAGAGCCCGTTCTGTTAGGCCCGCCTCCCAAGCCTTTAAGATCTTGAACAGATTCATCTAGGTGACCCTCAAGCAAGAGAATCATGGGCAGTAAATTTCTAGATATTCTCCTCTTcctaaaaagggaaaaagcagCTTGCCCTTGCCCTGCTGGTAGAAACTTCAAGTCACCTTTCGTTGCGCTGCCTCCTGCAAAAGCTTCAGCAGCCATCAAATATCCCTTTCGGCCTGTAGCCTCGGCTCAAGTGGGGATGTTGCCTGTTGGGCTGCACCTAATAGGCCGGCTCAAGTGGTTGCTAGTTCAAGTCTTAACAGCGCCTGATAGCCTGAGATAGTTTAAGTAGAAGATCAAGAAAGGAAGGCCTCGATCCCCTTGCCTGGGCTTGGTGTGGTGCCACACGCCACAATGCTAGCTGGGACTGTTGATCGAAAGTCCAAGCTTCATGTGCACTCACATTTTTATTAGTCAAGACAAGTCCTTACCTGGCAGCTAGAGATGTTCATGCAGTTTGGTGCACTTGGGCAGACATGTCTCTCGTGTTATTTGACTTCCCATGAGGTAACCAATACAGCCCTAGACCATGCAAACAAGGAGAAAGAACTCGCTTCGGCTCTTTTTTAGTAGTGGGTCGTAGTTCTTTTGTTCACCCAGAAAATCAATAAGAATGACTTTGATCCTACACCCGTTTTGGTAATAACTTCTCTTGGCATATCCTTTGCTTAGGCTCTTTTTTGAGCAGCGGATCATAATTCTTTCGTTCACAAAGAAATTGAATAATAACTTCCGTCCTACTCCCATTTTGGTAACAACTTGCCTTGGCATATCCTTTCCCAAATGCATCTTGATCGACCTAAATAGATAGACTCGACGAACTTGATTTTACGTAAATGTTTTCttaaagaatttggaaaaccaagaaaagcaGGAACATTCCTGCGCCATCCTGAACCAGAATATTCATATATGGATGTTGAGTTTCAATGCGAGCAATATCTACCCGGAATGTTGGTTCTGTCAAGTCCTACAGTGGATCACGTAACGTTGGAGCTCACTCAACCATGTGGTCATGGTTAGCCCAGTTTGGATCTGGGAGTCTTAGTCTGCCGCATCATTAACCCAGTGAATATGTGAACTTTTGCTTTCAGCTTCGACTGGCCTAAAAGTGGACCAGACTTGAGCGGCGGTTTGGTCCAACTTCAACCAGGTCGAGCCCTGCATGCAATTGGGTCGCATTAAAGAAGATGCTAGAGTCGAACCCAGTCAGCGACTGGTCCAGTATTTCATGAGGCATCGCCAACGGGTCGTACCTAATAATTTTTTCGATAACCAACTTGCCTATCATGTACCCAAATACGGCGCAAGAATTAACACCAACTTGCCTATCTCTCCTATTCATATTGTCTTACTTCGAGAAATCTTGTTCTTGGCCCTTGCACTTGTTCTTGCTATTCTAAGAACATTTTCCCTGTGATTTGTTGGAAGTAAACCTGCAGCACGTGGCTCCGCTTCCACCTTTTCGGAATATTGTGGCATCCATTTCTAAAGTATGTGTGCCGATCCACTTGGAGATGGCCAGCTTTAGGGAGTGGAAAATAAATGAATCAGAATAGGGTTCCGCCTAACTACTTGATGAAAAGATTCCAAAACCAATATAACCAAAAAATCTAACAAATTAATGTTAACACCGATGAGAGCATTGGTACATTTTTCCTTGGGCGCCACGGACACCTGAATACACATCACTGTTTCAAAATGAGATGTTAACGTCCACTACATAGCCGACATCATATCCAGGCGAAATGTGGGGTTGAAGAGTGGAGCGGCGCCCACATGATCGGTCATATTCAATATGACTCACTGCTTTGCCTTTAAGCTCACGACTGTCCCTTTCTTCGCCCATATACCTTGAGTGTGCTGTTCTTCAGCTTAATATATCTGATCTTTGTTGTCTTGGGGCTTTAGAACAGTCAAAAGAAATGAAGGGTTTGTACATACATTGCAAAGAATCTTATAAAGCAATTCTCTTGAATGTATTGGGCCGAGGGAACGGTGCTTCTGTCAGATCTCAAAGGAGGTGGTGGTGCCACCACGGGCTTATTCAAACCTAACTTAAATGCATATAAATATCTTTTTGGCCTTTCCTCaagtaaaaaaatttcacataaaaGGGTCCCTCCTGACTGAGATCTGTGTATCGACCACAGCCATTAGTTTCACTTACGCAATCACGCATTTACGCGTATGGCTAGGCTAGGGGTAGCTATCACTTTGGCTGTTTGCTTAAACATCTAAAGCGCTACCCACTACACCAAACCCCCTGAGGCTGAACTTTTCTAGTTCTATCAACCAATTCCCGTGTGAAACCACTCCAGGAAATGCCTGGTTTCCATTTAGATTTCCAATTTTGACTACAGAGGTTCACGGCTATGTATCTAAACATGGAAACAGGCCAATGGACTAGATTTAAGAATTCAGCATCGAAGGCAAAATCCAGTCAGCCTACTTGTTTGTCATCGATGCGCCTAAACGTGTTCGGCCTGCAATTTTGAttggcataaagaaaaatttaaggGGCCGTTTGTATGTTTGGCACCCCCACTTAACTCGGTTTTGTGAAAACATGCAGTTGTGGAAACCAGGTTCTTTTattaagtttttaaaacttggtttacGTGTCGCTGTGACatgttcaaaaccaagttttaggTTTTTATCTCCCTTTTGGAAAAATCAGGCTTCGTTGAAACTGGGTTCTTCTCAAACCCAATTTTTATGTTATCCAAATATTCCGAAAACACTGTCTTCGgggcaaaaccaggttttgcatCTAAACCCACCCCTACTCCCGTTTGCGACACTACCATGTACGCTTTCATGGCCTTATCTCCGCCTACCTcgcaaaagaaaaattttgaccGGAAGGTAGGAATGGCGGATTAGAGAACAAATTTCACATTTCTGTTGCCTTTCTTTTACCAGCAAACTAGCCCGCGGCGATATATGCGAGAGGAATGTGGATCTGTAAGGTTAttgtttgttcttcttcatGGTTTTGGTGATTGGCGGTGGTGGCGTCAATGGGGCTGGGCCTGGAAATAGCGATGGCGGCAATCGGCTTATGGGCTGTCTTCGTGAGGCCGCGGCTGGTAAGATTTGCTGGCGAAATGGTGGACGTTTGGTGGGACGCACTGCAGAGGACTGTGAGAAGAAGGCCTTCTACCATCTTCTCTACTTGCCTTCCATATCCAAGCTTCTTCATGTGAAGGTAATCACAGAAATTCACCTTCTCTAACAACAGAAAGTCCTGGTTTTTTTCCACATGCCCACCTGTTTTTCATAAGGTTGGGTAGTCTATTGATAAGAAATGTAGATATTTTCATATGTAAAACATAGTAGAAGAAAAGCCATCAGCTAACATCTACGTGAATGATCTTCCATCCGGTGGATCTTTgagtttcctttttctgtttttaattcTGATATGACACTCTGCATGAGCTCGCTTCTGCATTGGCGAACGTACATGCTGTATACAGTCTCAACTTTCAAGCAATCAACTACTGGTTCATGCCTCTTGCTTTTGTTCTCTTTCAGTTatgagtttttttgtttttttttttcccttaatcCTAAGCCAAAATAAGGAGGATGAAAAGTTTAGCCATTGTACAATTTTTTATCTATGTGAGGTTGATGGTCAAATAAAATCTTTGTCTGACTTTACAGTTGTATTTGATACAAAAAGCTTTACTGGTCCAATAGGTTGTGGGCTGGCAAATCCCGAATTCGATGTACATCTTCTAGTGATAGTTCCCTCTCTATTTGAATCCGTGTGGTTTGCAGAACCTCCTGAAAGGGCAGAGAACAGATTATCATCTTTCCCTGTCAGATAGGAAACGCGCAGAAATACACACAAAGGGAAAAAGCATATTGGTCATACATTGAATTCCATGTATGATGCACGCATAGCAAGCCACTGGGCGTCCATCATCACAAAAGATATGCAATACAGCACATCGAATGCATCTTCATCCTCtgtaaattcaaaaataaattttcacaaGGCAACATTAGGAAGCGAATGCTAACTTTACTAAAACGAAACCTGAAAGTGAGGTGAAGCAACTTCAAGACATCAACCAACaagaaagaattgaaatttCACCTGACAAGATCCTCACAAAGTTCATTCCAGGTATAGATCGTGGTCTTTCTGTATAAAGGAAACAAAGGAACATGTCAGGTAGAAATACCTTTTTCCAGGGTGTTCAGTTTTACCAATTCCATCCAGTACAGCAAGTTCAAAGAGTAGACAAAAAAGGATTAACTTCTTGAAGGCTACAATCAGTTTCGAactatatatatagtcaaaAAGTTTTTTCCATGCTAACTAGGATTAGCGATCACCATTGAAAGTAAACCATGCTTCCAGGTAAGCAGAAAACTACTTTATGAAGCACTTGATGCAGGCCTGATGGATCTATGTCAATTTATGCAAGGTTTAGCATTAGCACTAGCACAAGGTTCGTTCTGAAGACACACTTATGGTCTGTTATATGGTGGAGTTTATTTTAGTGGGAAAACAACACACTTATGGTCTGTATATGGTGGAGTTGCTTTTAGTGCGAAAACAACAGAGAGGCGATGCAATATTTAGACCACCCTTCGGCATACAGTCTCAAAGAATCTACAGATTGGAATCCACGCTGTTCCAGAAGCATGCGTGATATATACAATGGGCCGTATCGTGCTTTTTCCAACATCAGAAATTGTCAGTTCATCTCTTTACCTTTCTCTGTCTAAAATCCACTAGATTTGGTATAGGCAATAAATCTTGATGCAACCACAAACATGAGAAAAGATGACTTAAAACTGCATGATTTTCCCCACTGGAAAACCTGGTGATCCTAACTAGATGTCCTGAGTCAAAGTAGattgattctaaaatttctgAATGTCCTCAGACTTGAAATAATTTCCTTCTGGTTCCCTGGGATTATAAGAATGCTTCATGAGGTACACCAAGCATGAACTACCAGTCATAAGTcttcatttgaatatttttttacatgtgaaaaaACCACAACACCGCCTACCACATCACTAACCAGATAGCAAATCGAGCATCTTTATTAGCATAATTAACTAAGTGTCCTGAATGGAAGTAGATCAATTTGAAAGTTTCTGAGTGTCCTCAGACTTAAGAAAATCATTCCCTCGTTCCCTGAGATTATTGTGTTGCTCCATGCATCACTTATGCATCACTTATTTTTTTGCACATGAAGTTAGAAATTTATAGAAATCATACCACAACATTGCCTACCACATCACTAACCAGATAGCAGATCGAGCATCTTTATTAGCATAAATGAAACATTGATCCCAGCAACAGCAAATGGATATTCCCACATAGCTCTCGTTCCTCCCCTTTTACAGAGTAACCTTTGAAAAGATTCCTTCATCCGAAAAGAAGTGAAGTAAATTCAGATGCAACttgacaaatgaaaaatcaagGAGTTGCATGAGTTAGCTCTTGCTTACTGGATAGTTTCTAGCAAAAAATAGCAGATTCTCGAGAGCAGTGAACCCACAACCCCTGCACAAGAATCATACTATGTTGGTCAGAGCGCGTGAATTTCAACTTTGCATGTGATAATGAAATGAAATCCATGATAATAGTTGAAACCAAAAGTAAATGCAATTTAAGCTCACGAAGGTTGCAGTTATAAGGGGGACATGTAAACAAAAGACATGACAATTGAGGTCACACTCAAAATCATTGAAAGCATAAAAGAGAGGAAACGTGCTAAATTGTAAATTCATAAGCCCATCCATGGGTTTGCTTCAGCCATTGATTTTCGAAAGACGTTTTGTTGGCTTCAATATGATAACAGCATCCAAATGTAGAAATTAAAACATAGATTGATTAATAGCACCCATGTCTGGTGTGATAGAATGTTCCCTTATTGCAGATGATACACACCTAAAGTGCATCATCCTTTAAGATCTCCCATGACACATTTTAGGTAGAAACTAGCATATGTATTTGGGGCTAGTAAATAGGACTTCTGTCCATGATTTGGCATGGACTTGGCTTGAAAAGGGATTGCTTGAACTTTGAACTGACAAAAGTCTTGGCTAGTGAATATGAAAAACAGGTAGTTTGCTTGATTCTGCCCGAAGTCCCTTAACTAGTGTGAGATATCTATCATATATGGTATCCTACAGTATAAACATTGACATATTCAGTTTGCAAATAAAATCCATTGCTTAAGAaccttgaaaatcaaaataatatatGCCCAGTTGGCTTGAACAGGCTTCATGTCTTTGCTTTTCTACAATGATAAAATTTAAAGCCAGATCTAACTCTGACCATCTAGACCTCAGCTTGACTTAATAATGCCACGACAGCACAAAACGAGTATATGAAAAGCTAAAAGGGCTCACGACCAAATGTGTAAGCTCTTTCCTATGGTAAAGATGAAGACTAACGGTTTATCTAATGAGGACAAAAAGGGTGTAGCTTCACCTGAAGTCAGTGGCTGGATTTGGGCCTTGCCATCCCATTTCTTTCCATTGTTCAGAGATCAGGCCACTAAGATCAGTATCAGGAAATGCAGCATCCCACAGGGCTTTAAGGGCTTCCTGCCAGTTAAGGGTCCAAGTCATTGATATGCACAAGCACCATCCAACACTAAACAACATTATCCAGGGAAACGTAAAAAAGTAATAAGCAGAAAAAGCCCTTTACAGAAAGATAAAACTAAAACACCAGAGACAGATGTACTTATGAGGTATCTAGGGATCCATAAATATCTTTATCATCTTAATAGCATCGAATAGACAAATACTTGATTATCAGTATCAAAATTCCAAGTTAGGCCATTGCCGATACAGGGACTTCTTGTGTTTTAGATTAttctatgaaattttgattggatTCCTAGATAAACAGCTAAATCCTTCTATTGGAATGAACTTCCTTCAGCCCTCAGGGTTGTCTATGGCCTTAAgacatcccaaaaaaaaaaaaaaagacaagccACTGGGTTTCTAGATTTTGTATAGCATGGATTTCCTAGAAAACAGCAAGTTCAGGCTGTTATAGACAggcaaaaggagaaaagaaggtAAGCAAAATTTACTTGATGATCACGACACGTCTCATCATATGGTACTTCTAATCGTTGTTGAAGCTTTTGCAATCTTTCTTCCTGTCAGGAACCAACGTATATTGAGTTTGAAAttgataaataaagaaagaagagatggcAGCAAGTCAACCCAATGCAAGCATACTTCACGAAACTCTACTTGTGAATTTTAAGTATAATTCATCTGAGAGAAAAAGATACAAGTATCAGAGGAACAATGCTTTATTCAACTGATACAGGGTACCTCCATAGAACTGTTCATGGAGGAAAAGGACCAGCAAATGCAGTATAGTTAGGCATCGTTAGCTGACAGTATCAATCAGTCCAAGTTGCATTAGCAGAGATTTGCCTCTAATTTCTTCTTACTCATTAATATTGCCATATAGCTTATTAAACAATATGCATACATCAGGTAAGACAAATGTATCAAATTAGAAGCAAAGAGAAACAAactcaaagaaagaaagaaataaaaattagaagaaaagaaaagttcacaTCTACCTGAAGAGGAGTCAAtgtaaaatctatattttttcCACTGCTTCCATGGCGCTTATTGCCGGAACGGTAGAAGAGTCCAGTAATCCATGATCGTGGCCCAACCATAGCATTAGCTGCAAGGAGAACTGCGCATATGACTACAGGAGatgcaaattttcaaatgtCCCTTCAAGAAGAGAAAGTTGATACTTGAGCAACTTCAGAAGGTAATGTCAGAGATGAACAATCGGTCGACTTCTGGGAATCAATCTCTAGATATTGTTTGTAACATTCCATTACAGCAAGTTCTTCTCAGTTCAAACTGAGGAATATTTCCTGTTAAATTTCATAGCCGGCTTTCCTACAAAAGAAGCTTTGATTTACTTATCATTCACTAGCTCGTCCTCTTAAAGCATGAATCATGATTCACATGGTCAATGAACGGGCATAACGGACTATCTACAGTAGAGAAACTTTACAAACACAATGCATGTATAGATACGAAGGACATGGTTTCAATATAAATCCCCTTCCTTAACCCCCttttgcaagagaaactgtcttTATTTTCCAACAAACTGTCTATACTCGTTTATAAGAACTTAATCCATCATCTGGGCAAATGTTGTCGCATACCAGGACAGGTcaagtcaaaattttcatataattttttttcctcaacaTCAATATTACCAAGATCAGCATCATCAAATTCAGATCATGTAGAGATAAGACGTATTTTCCACGGCAGCGTTCTGTCTCATGGAACTTCAATAAATTTCACAGCTATGATGTGAAAAACTATGAAACGTAATTGCCTTCATGTGCTTGGCTGAGGCGTTCTTTACAGAACAATCTGTAGTCCATGACAGAAGAAAATTGCAAGCAAAGAAAGACatcaagaggaagaaagcaGAAAACTCACCAACACATTGAGCTGACTGAGATATTACGTGAGAAAAATTATGTGCCCATGCAAGCTCCTCGCACCTACCCCTTCTCTTCCAATATAATTCATCCTCATCAACCTACTTCGTCAATAAGGATTAAGCAGTCAAAACTATATTCCCCATGTACGAAGTGAAAGAAAGACAACGAACACCACAGTTGGACTTCAAGATAAGACTCGACCATTAATGGCCAAATGGAAGTTCAGAAAGCATAACCATTGgctattatattattttaaaactgCGACCACGTAAACTAAAGAAACCCAACCCACCAAGAAGGAAGGAAATAAAATTTCGCTTTGCATTACATTTAGGCATCCAACCAAGTAATCAAAGTCGCTCTTCATAAACAAGTACAACCATGTTCTTGTGATTCTAAATCTGTTCTCAAGACCCCGCCTAGATGAAgcaaaaaccaaaattgttcTGATTTCTTTCCGCTTCTGGTGAAGTCCACatacataagaaaaaaacagTGTGCCAGTATCTATCGTTAGAAGTCATTTAGGAAAAAAATACTCCCCGCTTCTATTTTTGCTCCTAAGACGTCAACTGGGAAATTTGCACATGGGCTTgaactttgaaaaattatagTGGCAAaccaacaaaggaaaaggagaaaacagaGAGCTGACCCCTATCAGGGATGAACATGAAGGAATGTACTTTCTACGTCTAATCCTCATCTCAAGACACCTATGGAACGTCTCTCAGGTAAGTCTCGACTTCCTACTTAACAAAGAAGTAGGGCAGAGACGGTCTCAAGGAGACTGATAGCCAACGATGCAAACTTATACCCGTTGGCACCTCATTTTTCCAAATCAACAGGGAGGAAAGCAGAATAATCATGTAAAGCAAGAAAGGAGAGCCTATTTATCGGTGACAGAATTATGACATAGAATGCAGGTCCAAAGAAAAGATCCCACGCACATACACATGGAGACAACTTTAAGCCCGACACtacttacaaaatttttcaaaatgagcTGCAAAAGGAAATGTAGCAGAGGGGAAAAGCGTAGCCTTTTTCCTCCAAGCACCATAGACAAGACAACACATCTCATCGACCTGCATCTTTTTAAACTGAGATATTGGCCCTctatctttttttctctatctatctctctccctctctctctctctctctctctctctctacatatatgtgcatttggATGGAATTCAATCTGCAAAAACACATTTGAGTTGATTTAAGCAATTGAAAT
Coding sequences:
- the LOC116263338 gene encoding uncharacterized protein LOC116263338 isoform X3, whose amino-acid sequence is MVGPRSWITGLFYRSGNKRHGSSGKNIDFTLTPLQEERLQKLQQRLEVPYDETCRDHQEALKALWDAAFPDTDLSGLISEQWKEMGWQGPNPATDFRGCGFTALENLLFFARNYPESFQRLLCKRGGTRAMWEYPFAVAGINVSFMLIKMLDLLSERPRSIPGMNFVRILSEDEDAFDVLYCISFVMMDAQWLAMRASYMEFNEVLQTTRIQIERELSLEDVHRIRDLPAHNLLDQ
- the LOC116263338 gene encoding uncharacterized protein LOC116263338 isoform X1, with protein sequence MRCVVLSMVLGGKRLRFSPLLHFLLQLILKNFVDEDELYWKRRGRCEELAWAHNFSHVISQSAQCVANAMVGPRSWITGLFYRSGNKRHGSSGKNIDFTLTPLQEERLQKLQQRLEVPYDETCRDHQEALKALWDAAFPDTDLSGLISEQWKEMGWQGPNPATDFRGCGFTALENLLFFARNYPESFQRLLCKRGGTRAMWEYPFAVAGINVSFMLIKMLDLLSERPRSIPGMNFVRILSEDEDAFDVLYCISFVMMDAQWLAMRASYMEFNEVLQTTRIQIERELSLEDVHRIRDLPAHNLLDQ
- the LOC116263338 gene encoding uncharacterized protein LOC116263338 isoform X2, whose protein sequence is MRIRRRKYIPSCSSLIGVDEDELYWKRRGRCEELAWAHNFSHVISQSAQCVANAMVGPRSWITGLFYRSGNKRHGSSGKNIDFTLTPLQEERLQKLQQRLEVPYDETCRDHQEALKALWDAAFPDTDLSGLISEQWKEMGWQGPNPATDFRGCGFTALENLLFFARNYPESFQRLLCKRGGTRAMWEYPFAVAGINVSFMLIKMLDLLSERPRSIPGMNFVRILSEDEDAFDVLYCISFVMMDAQWLAMRASYMEFNEVLQTTRIQIERELSLEDVHRIRDLPAHNLLDQ